A stretch of Saccharothrix texasensis DNA encodes these proteins:
- a CDS encoding gamma-glutamylcyclotransferase family protein produces the protein MPLYAAYGSNMDPNQMMERAPYSPMAGTGWLAGWRLTFGGEDLGWEGALATIVEDPDSQVFCVLYDVSPRDESRLDRWEGALGLYKKIRLRVQTLEGSVTAWLYVLDAYEGGLPSARYIGVVADAAEAAGAPDDYVSDLRTRPCQGIGP, from the coding sequence GTGCCGCTCTATGCCGCGTACGGGTCCAACATGGACCCGAACCAGATGATGGAGCGAGCCCCCTACTCCCCCATGGCGGGGACCGGGTGGCTCGCCGGATGGCGTCTGACGTTCGGTGGCGAGGACCTGGGCTGGGAGGGCGCGCTCGCCACCATCGTCGAGGACCCGGACTCACAGGTGTTCTGCGTGCTCTACGACGTGAGCCCGCGTGACGAGTCCCGCCTCGACCGCTGGGAAGGCGCCCTCGGTCTCTACAAGAAGATCCGCCTGCGCGTCCAGACCCTGGAAGGTTCGGTGACCGCCTGGCTCTACGTCCTGGACGCCTACGAGGGGGGTCTGCCCTCCGCCCGCTACATCGGCGTCGTCGCCGACGCCGCCGAAGCCGCGGGCGCCCCGGACGACTACGTCTCCGACCTCCGCACCCGCCCGTGCCAAGGCATCGGCCCCTAA
- a CDS encoding ESX secretion-associated protein EspG, with protein MTTFGLDLGSNDLREPVTISALEFDVLWEHLRLETMPLVLKVPSPGKTHAERAELEQQAWSGLDRRGLGRPVSLDPVLEDLLHLLNRPQQEVDGRLWLGHSVRVLAAAKGQSGVLAVLAHDQLTLRPASAEGLPREALSVLPPLGAGPGHSVTLPSADLDAAAAGANTPDDLYQGLLARGIRQEDARTLADMFQDAGNRGQFGAASRDKWGKRVREDRVVSFFDNPHGRYVQLRRATAGQEPWSTVSPVDTRRLIHHLESLTTP; from the coding sequence ATGACGACGTTCGGCTTGGACCTGGGCAGCAACGACCTGCGCGAACCCGTGACGATCTCGGCGCTCGAGTTCGACGTGCTGTGGGAGCACCTGCGGTTGGAAACCATGCCGCTGGTGCTCAAGGTGCCGTCACCGGGCAAGACGCACGCCGAACGGGCCGAGCTGGAACAGCAGGCGTGGAGCGGGCTGGACCGGCGCGGCCTGGGTCGGCCGGTGTCGTTGGACCCGGTGCTGGAAGACCTGCTGCACCTGCTGAACCGGCCGCAGCAGGAGGTGGACGGGCGGCTGTGGCTCGGGCACAGCGTCCGCGTGCTGGCCGCCGCCAAGGGCCAGTCCGGCGTGCTGGCGGTGCTCGCCCACGACCAGCTGACCCTGCGACCGGCGTCCGCCGAGGGCCTGCCCCGCGAGGCGCTCTCCGTGCTGCCGCCGCTCGGCGCGGGCCCCGGCCACTCCGTGACGCTGCCCAGCGCGGACCTGGACGCCGCCGCCGCGGGGGCGAACACCCCGGACGACCTGTACCAGGGCCTGCTGGCGCGCGGCATCCGCCAGGAGGACGCCCGCACGTTGGCCGACATGTTCCAGGACGCGGGCAACCGGGGCCAGTTCGGCGCCGCGAGCCGCGACAAGTGGGGCAAGCGCGTGCGCGAGGACCGCGTCGTGTCGTTCTTCGACAACCCCCACGGCCGCTACGTGCAGCTCCGCCGGGCCACCGCGGGCCAGGAACCGTGGAGCACCGTCTCCCCCGTCGACACCCGCCGCCTGATCCACCACCTGGAATCCCTCACCACCCCGTGA
- a CDS encoding PPE domain-containing protein — protein sequence MPDGHRWSGYSHEELYEQINSGPGPKASHASMERWQGVSAALTEINADLHAGVLKSGASWEGSAADKARTGINPLAAWADDARAGAEVMRISAERQADYIAKARADMPPPVKVTAEQPNLLVSALTALVGGQTDYEKQEKAQNAAEQRAREVMTTYASSTTSNTSTLGQFHQPPQLVINAPDLARNDSAGVSGPGWGYGGPRGWRGGGGRGGWRGGRGGGSGRGGYPAPRPATQPSFGGSTGTSSAGTSGSTRASSAALPPSTSSTGAFGPGGVIGGTGGQQDKDRRKAGSSSSSSSGAGSASDTTSGQHAAGANQHLLPGAGGGPLPSGTTSVSSVEIGAFAASTQHAATAGPGAATGAMPGAAGQAGGGDTVHKRSVAAPVQPAFDPFGGLGGPRGAEEEEDATHDAADYLRETDDIYGIGGIISPPVIGESTTH from the coding sequence ATGCCCGATGGACACCGCTGGAGCGGGTACAGCCACGAAGAGCTGTACGAGCAGATCAACTCGGGGCCGGGGCCCAAGGCCTCGCACGCCTCGATGGAGCGGTGGCAGGGCGTCTCCGCCGCGTTGACCGAGATCAACGCCGACCTGCACGCCGGCGTGCTGAAGTCCGGCGCGTCCTGGGAGGGATCGGCCGCGGACAAGGCGCGCACCGGCATCAACCCGCTGGCCGCGTGGGCGGACGACGCCCGCGCCGGCGCGGAGGTCATGCGCATCTCGGCCGAGCGGCAGGCCGACTACATCGCCAAGGCGCGCGCGGACATGCCGCCGCCGGTGAAGGTGACCGCGGAGCAGCCGAACCTGCTCGTCAGCGCGTTGACCGCCCTGGTCGGCGGGCAGACGGACTACGAGAAGCAGGAGAAGGCGCAGAACGCGGCCGAGCAGCGGGCGCGCGAGGTCATGACGACCTACGCCTCCAGCACCACGTCCAACACCAGCACGCTGGGGCAGTTCCACCAGCCGCCGCAGTTGGTGATCAACGCGCCCGACCTGGCGCGCAACGACTCGGCGGGGGTGTCCGGGCCCGGTTGGGGCTACGGCGGCCCGCGCGGGTGGCGCGGCGGCGGCGGTCGGGGCGGGTGGCGCGGCGGTCGCGGCGGCGGCAGCGGTCGGGGCGGTTACCCGGCTCCGCGTCCCGCGACGCAGCCCTCGTTCGGCGGGTCGACGGGCACCTCGTCGGCGGGCACGTCCGGTTCCACCCGGGCCTCGTCGGCCGCCTTACCGCCGTCGACGTCGAGCACGGGCGCGTTCGGGCCCGGCGGCGTGATCGGCGGCACGGGTGGTCAGCAGGACAAGGACCGGCGCAAGGCCGGCTCGTCCTCTTCTTCGTCCTCGGGCGCCGGCTCGGCCTCCGACACGACCAGCGGGCAGCACGCCGCCGGCGCCAACCAGCACCTGCTGCCCGGCGCGGGCGGTGGGCCGCTGCCCAGCGGCACGACGTCGGTCAGCTCGGTGGAGATCGGGGCGTTCGCGGCCAGCACGCAGCACGCGGCGACGGCGGGACCGGGCGCGGCGACGGGCGCGATGCCCGGGGCCGCCGGTCAGGCCGGCGGTGGCGACACCGTGCACAAGCGCAGCGTCGCGGCGCCGGTGCAGCCCGCGTTCGACCCGTTCGGCGGTCTGGGCGGGCCACGTGGCGCGGAAGAGGAAGAAGACGCCACGCACGACGCCGCCGACTACCTCCGGGAGACGGACGACATCTACGGCATCGGCGGGATCATCTCGCCTCCGGTGATCGGGGAGAGCACCACCCACTGA
- a CDS encoding transcriptional regulator, with translation MPSEDRGHGADTGSPPPLSHTLNVEPSAIPGLRSAFAGALSKLDEQIEQAITEVRVRPWAGDPVSQDAAERFNERSLESGDSALIALENYQRQLKSAMDALTLVEQQYQSIEEDNTGLMGQQGSR, from the coding sequence ATGCCGTCGGAAGACCGCGGCCACGGCGCTGACACGGGCTCACCACCGCCCCTGTCGCACACGTTGAACGTCGAACCCAGCGCGATCCCCGGCCTGCGCAGCGCGTTCGCAGGCGCGTTGTCGAAGCTGGACGAGCAGATCGAGCAGGCCATCACCGAGGTCAGGGTCCGTCCCTGGGCGGGCGACCCGGTGAGCCAGGACGCCGCGGAGCGGTTCAACGAGCGGTCGCTCGAGTCGGGAGACTCGGCGCTGATCGCGTTGGAGAACTACCAGCGGCAGCTCAAGTCGGCCATGGACGCGCTCACCCTGGTCGAGCAGCAGTACCAGTCCATCGAAGAAGACAACACCGGGTTGATGGGACAGCAGGGCAGCCGCTGA
- a CDS encoding DUF3558 domain-containing protein: MRGARVLTATLCAMAMASCTPAPDKKADGRVDEPLPPTTTTMSPLPPRPLELRLDDADPCEVLSPEQRIALSLDNPPSAYVEAGFGNAKACTMRSNISGNVVRLALVTAEGVGVWLSENAQVRAEQTAVAGFPGLTVRTPGMDNVCNVEVDVAEGQFLDVMFRDGGNEKAAKQDVLCQGAQRVAEAAVVGLRQRR, from the coding sequence ATGAGGGGTGCTCGGGTGCTCACCGCCACGCTCTGCGCGATGGCGATGGCCTCCTGCACCCCCGCACCGGACAAGAAGGCCGACGGCCGGGTCGACGAACCGCTGCCGCCCACGACCACCACCATGTCGCCGTTGCCTCCCAGGCCGCTTGAGCTGCGGTTGGACGACGCCGACCCGTGCGAGGTGCTCTCACCCGAACAGCGCATCGCGCTGAGCCTGGACAACCCGCCGAGCGCATATGTGGAAGCGGGCTTCGGCAACGCGAAGGCGTGCACCATGCGCAGCAACATCAGCGGGAACGTCGTGCGCCTCGCGCTCGTCACAGCAGAGGGCGTCGGCGTGTGGCTCAGCGAGAACGCCCAGGTCCGCGCCGAGCAGACCGCGGTGGCCGGTTTCCCCGGCCTGACCGTGCGGACGCCCGGCATGGACAACGTGTGCAACGTCGAGGTGGACGTCGCGGAGGGGCAGTTCCTCGACGTGATGTTCCGCGACGGCGGTAACGAAAAGGCGGCCAAGCAAGACGTTCTGTGCCAAGGAGCGCAACGGGTGGCAGAAGCGGCGGTGGTCGGTTTGCGGCAACGGCGCTGA
- a CDS encoding GNAT family N-acetyltransferase has protein sequence MEAVEINAGEFYLRQLRADDRVDDRPALVGGGLCPDFDAAGAHIAERADQWHTEEACSWAVCDQLTGTAVGEISLTRSGELHCWTTPDLRGNGIATHATGAVLRFGFGFLDLPLITARPPDDAARRVAAKCGFTAEGPLGVWTRLR, from the coding sequence ATGGAGGCCGTCGAGATCAACGCGGGTGAGTTCTACCTGCGCCAACTCCGCGCGGACGACCGCGTCGACGACCGGCCGGCGCTGGTCGGCGGCGGCCTGTGCCCCGACTTCGACGCGGCCGGCGCGCACATCGCCGAACGCGCCGACCAGTGGCACACCGAAGAAGCCTGTTCCTGGGCCGTGTGCGACCAGCTCACCGGAACGGCCGTCGGCGAGATCTCCCTGACCCGCTCCGGCGAACTGCACTGCTGGACCACACCCGACCTGCGCGGCAACGGCATCGCGACCCACGCGACCGGCGCCGTGCTGCGGTTCGGCTTCGGGTTCCTCGACCTACCGCTGATCACCGCCAGACCCCCGGACGACGCGGCCAGGCGGGTGGCCGCCAAGTGCGGCTTCACAGCCGAGGGTCCACTTGGCGTGTGGACCCGGCTACGGTAG
- a CDS encoding HAD family hydrolase, translated as MSAPSLLLLDLDGVLRRFPPDGPVEDAFDLPRGTLARVSFSLAGPAVAGRATDEAWRAAVREQLVVEGLSPARAADAVAAWTRVGEVIPEALDLVRRVRERCRVALLSNATDRLPRDLAELGLDREVDAVVSSARLGVAKPAPEAFRRALRVLQHSPSGTLFCDDNPVNADAARTIGIDAVHTPDFPALREALSSRGLLDGGAGAGPSGTTGPLLLVLHDRADAEEAADELGAAGWSPCAVHKDVLAGEDDLEDADWVVELATGPDDRPASAHRGLLEELAGRYDGFVTD; from the coding sequence TTGAGCGCGCCGTCGCTGCTGCTGCTCGACCTGGACGGCGTGCTGCGGCGGTTCCCCCCGGACGGGCCGGTCGAGGACGCCTTCGACCTGCCGCGCGGCACGCTGGCGCGGGTGTCGTTCTCCCTGGCCGGTCCCGCGGTCGCCGGCCGGGCCACGGACGAGGCGTGGCGCGCGGCCGTGCGGGAGCAGTTGGTCGTCGAAGGGCTGTCGCCGGCACGCGCGGCCGACGCGGTGGCGGCGTGGACGCGGGTCGGCGAGGTGATCCCCGAAGCGCTGGACCTGGTGCGCCGGGTGCGCGAGCGGTGCCGGGTGGCGCTGCTGTCCAACGCGACCGACCGGCTCCCGCGCGACCTGGCCGAGCTGGGGCTGGACCGCGAGGTGGACGCGGTCGTGTCGTCCGCGCGGCTCGGGGTGGCCAAGCCTGCGCCCGAGGCCTTCCGGCGCGCGCTGCGGGTGCTCCAGCACTCGCCTTCGGGGACGTTGTTCTGCGACGACAACCCGGTGAACGCCGACGCGGCGCGGACCATCGGCATCGACGCCGTGCACACGCCCGACTTCCCCGCGCTGCGCGAGGCGTTGTCGTCGCGGGGCTTGCTCGACGGCGGCGCCGGCGCCGGACCGTCCGGGACCACCGGTCCGTTGTTGCTGGTCCTGCACGACCGCGCCGACGCGGAAGAAGCCGCGGACGAGCTGGGGGCGGCCGGCTGGTCGCCGTGCGCGGTGCACAAGGACGTGCTGGCCGGCGAGGACGACCTGGAGGACGCCGACTGGGTGGTGGAGCTGGCCACCGGTCCCGACGACCGGCCCGCCTCCGCGCACCGCGGGCTGCTCGAAGAGCTGGCCGGGCGCTACGACGGGTTCGTCACGGACTAG
- a CDS encoding DUF1707 SHOCT-like domain-containing protein — protein MSERDIRIGDAEREHALELLGTHLGEGRLTVDEYGDRSARVTTAKTRGDLYALFADLPAPRPRFTRVEPPVTPPAVAARRGFPLEFRVSTAAVTAVAIVSVVLFFLAKTPLVFLLIPAVMLLIGRMGRR, from the coding sequence GTGAGCGAGCGGGACATCCGGATCGGCGACGCCGAGCGTGAGCACGCGCTCGAACTGCTCGGCACGCACCTGGGCGAGGGGCGGTTGACCGTGGACGAGTACGGCGACCGCTCCGCCCGGGTGACCACCGCGAAGACCCGCGGTGACCTGTACGCGCTGTTCGCCGACCTGCCCGCGCCCCGGCCGCGGTTCACCCGGGTGGAGCCGCCGGTGACGCCACCGGCGGTGGCCGCCCGGCGCGGCTTCCCGCTGGAGTTCCGGGTCAGCACCGCGGCCGTCACGGCGGTCGCCATCGTCAGCGTGGTGTTGTTCTTCCTGGCCAAGACGCCGCTGGTGTTCCTGCTGATCCCCGCCGTGATGCTGCTGATCGGCCGGATGGGCAGGCGTTGA